The segment CGAGGCCTCAATACTACACAGGAACTGAGGCAAGCTGGGAATAGGAGAGGTTCTCCctggggaagagcacaccaatggGCTATCCAGTACCAAACTGCCAGCTCCGAAGTCGTGATTTAGGTAGCGTTTTATGGACTTGACAGGTTATGTTTAGGAATATAtactgtatacacacatgtacaggcaataactgagagagagagcatgaatttgaaggagagtgtgGAGGTGCATATGGtagggtttggagggagaaaaaggaagagagaatgctGCAATTGAATTATAATCTCAGAgaggagagatagatagatagatagatagatagatagatagatagatagatagatagatagagaatcTATAGAAGTGGCTATGACGCATGGATGCTCAGCTTGTGCCAGTGAGTAAAACATCCCAGCTGCTCAGACTCAAACCAGACCCACCGGTCCAACTCACAGACCCTTGGTCTTCCAATCCTTCTTGTATTCTCATTCCAGAGAGACGTTCCTTTCTAGAATAGCCATTGTAGGATCCATTGGTGGATACCTTACTCTCTAAGCACGAGGTTGTCATTTCACACGTGGTAGGTCTGTTTTCTATAGGCTTGTAGGTCTCTTCAAAGAGCCCACACACCAGGCTTCTCTGACATTCATCACAGTTAGAGATGGGAATTTGCTAGCTTCACCAGGCTGTAGGGGCTATTGGTGTAGTTGCAAATGAAAACTTTATTTCttatcttacatattttgagTATTTTGCCTGGGTGGCGCATGTGTGCGGTGCCCGTGTAGGCCAGAAGAGTACATCAAAACCCCTGGAATTGCACTTAAGATGGTTGTCAGCTACCTCGTACTAGAACCAAAGccgagttctctggaagagcagcagcacgTGCTCCTCACTACTGAGTCCATTACGCTGGTTGGAGACCTAGCTTCTGCACCTTTGCCTTCCGACTCTAAGAAGAAGCCCCCCAAAACCGTTTGTATCCAGAGCCCCGTGGGACACTGTTTGAAAAACTGGTAGGCCAGATATGGTTTTAGAGACACATGGACATGTATTTGAATTTCCTTATTAGAATATAGTTACTCTTATATAGTAGCAATAACAAGATAATCGCTAATTGACCAAATGTCCAATCTTATGGAGTTGGTACCCATTATTGTAATAAATGTattcacacccccccccccctagtAAGAGAAGCCAGGATTAGGGTGGAGTTAGGGGTTACGCTTGCGACCAGGCAGAGACGTCATCTTCTCCTCTGTTCCATCCACTCCACATAGCCGTGATCACCTGCGTTTTCATGAGGCCTATCAATATTTAATGTGTGGGTGTCAGTTGCTGTAATTGAGTATTCCCCAGAACCTATTTGAATTAATCATATGCaggaggagagaaaataaaatgccgTTTTCTCAGAGCCTGGTTTCACTGGCTGCTCGGAGGCCTGGAAACCTGAGCGTGAACTTCCTGCTGATGGAGGACTCCGAGAAGAAACTGAATCAGAAGAGCAGCGAGGACAAACCCAGAAAAGTACGCTTTAAAATCTCCTCTTCCTACAGTGGCCGAGTGTTGAAGCAGGTTTTTGAGGATGGGCAAGAATTAGAGTCGCCCAAAGAAGAATATCCTCACAGTTTTCTCCAGGAGGCCCTTGAACCAATGGGTGGTGTTTATGGGTCTGGGGACGCCCCCAAGCCCCAGCTGTACGCCCCCAAGCCCCAGCTGTACTCCCCCAAGCTGACGGCTCAGAGAATCAGCGTATTCAGAGACAGCGGCGCCTACACTCTGGCGGGTAGCCAGCCTCTGTTCAATGACTACAAGGCGAATGACCATAAGGTTGGTGTTGTGCGAGGTTATGACCTTCTAGGGTAGGGTCCTTGAAATATGTTTAGATAAATACAGAAGTGCTTCAGATGCATATCTCGCCCACATTCAGCTACCGGCCAGAGCTTTAGGTGCATCAAATGGGGAGCCGTTATTAGAATAATATTTCTCGGACAAAAATAACACACGGGTTGACTACTCATTGGAAAACGTAATGAGCATAAGCAGCGTTCAGACTCCATCCAGGGTAATACACGGTAATTGGGTCTTTGGCTGAGTTTCCTCAGTGTGTAAATTAAATAGAGGTGCAATAGCTTTCGGGTTGCTCAGCTGTCGTTTTATAGAATTATGCAGCACTAGGTCATTTCGTTTCCTGAAAGAATTGAATATTGGAAGGTACCCATTTTGCTCCAGCCAATTACTCAGCTGTAGTTTATCCGtgtcttgtttttttctccttATCACTTTCCTACTGCCTGCCTTTTTAAATTGTTAgtctatttatttagttttgccTTCCCAACACTCATTAATGCGAATGCTGTGTAGCTGGAGTCCCGGGAAGAAATAGCGAAAAGCAAATCAAACAGAAGTAGTGTTACTTAGAGAAGAAGTTTGAACTAATAGTTCAATGACACAAGCTCTCCCTGCAGGTTTGCTCAGCTTCTCTGGTACCACAGATAATCAAAAGTCCATGCAGGATTTCTATTTTAGGCTAAAGCAACCTGGGAAAGGCTCACTGGTTTCCAGAATCTTAGAAACCGGTCATGTGCGTATTATGGTTGTGGAGGTATGAATGCTACTTCTTTGCAAGagtaaatataattatgtaatcTATCTAATTCATTAATGGTAACTATACCATGATATGTCCTCATCTTTGAAGGGTTTTATTCAGAtagttgttttaaattatttttattgctagtttcCTAAGAAAATAGGTGTCACAGGTAAATGTTTTGTGACTGGCAAAAGGATAATTGCAGGCATATTCATCATCACCAAAACTAGTACCAGGCTTCATGTTTGTATTAAGGAGTTGAGAATGAAAAATCCCTTATGCTGGTGGAAGTACCTTGTGTGTTATAGGGGCTGTCACGGACTATCTTCTTCTATGTCCATCATGTTCTTTCCTTTACCAAACTCtcaaggaaaaagcaagatatgatcatttttattttgtgaaagaggAAATTTATGTGCCAAGTTGATAAAGGGCCCATACATCATTATTGGGGGGGGGTTAAGGAGCTGGATCAGACGaggaatctgggtcctctggtttTCTGTACTTTAATCTCTATGGAGTGTTCCCTTTTAACAAACACATTAGTAATGATGAcattgatgatggtggtgatatttctcatttatttgtgGCCTGGGTACTTAGCTATCCTCTGTGCTTAAAATAGTTCTTTGTAACTGTATCTTAATTGTAAAGCTGAGGATTAACAAACACATAGTTCAAACAAGCCATGATATATGATTTAAGCTACTTCATAACTCACACGCCAACTCTGGCACATCTAAGAATGATTTGACATAGATGTACAAGACTGTATTAAAGCACAGTATCCAGAGGCTGTGTTGGAGGTTGGACTCCTGCTTGTCTCATTACATCCTGTTTTCTCTGTTGTTTTATCGACTACAAGATACTAGCTTTGCCATGAGTGTGACAGGGACCTTCATGGACCTGTGGGGCACACCCGGTGAAACAGATCACGATGTTATTCATGcaaaacaaggaaataaaagctGGAGCTTCTTGGCCCCCCCACTGGCATGTGGAGCTATAAATTAACCCTTCATAAATGCTGTCTGTGAGAGTGTCATAGGCTGTAGTTAGGTGCAGCGGTTCACCTAAGAGTTTGGAGCTTAGCTGAATAGTTATACACCATCATTCACAGAAATTCATAATCAGTTAGACATGGAAGCAACTTAAACGTTCATCAGTTGGTGAATGGCTACACAGAAGTGGGACACATGCATAATGAGATATTACAACACCTTAGGGTGATTTGACTTGCATCAACATGGCTGAAGCTTGGACCCATGAGGCTAAATGAAGTGAGCCACGTGTAATCACACAAACCTGTACCAGTGCAGCTATACAACGTACTTAGAATGTTCAAATCAATAGAGACAAAAAGTAGATGGTGGTTGTCAGGCTAGGGGTAGAGAGGATATTACTGTTTATGCATCTAGCATTTCACTTTGGGAAGATAAGTTCTGGAGAGAAATATTGTACAACAATGTGAATATCAGGGAGCTCTACACTTGTAAATGGTGAAAGTAATAAatcatattttgtgtgtattgcACTCTTAAttgtaacaataaaaacaacacgCATGCTCTGATAGCTGTCAACGTCCAGCTCTATCCACTTCTTGTGGGAGTTGGACAAAGTATGTAACAAAGCAATGTTATCATCTTGGTCTGAGAATAACAGAAGTCTTCATAGGAGGGCCATTAAGATGATTAAAATTGATAACGCCTGCAGTGTGCCTGGCATCCTCCACATGTTTAGCAAGTGGTAACTACTATTGCAGTGATGAACACAGTCTTAAGGAGATGTTtagtctattttttattttatggtacAGGTACAAACAGTGATActagatttaaaaatgtattaaggaACCAAAACTCACCAAACTGTGGAGGATTCATGAAATTGTGGACAAGgaaaggcaggggcaggggcaggggcagaggcagatgggcagaggcagaggcagaggcagaggcagaggcagaggcagaggcagaggcagaggcagaggcagaggcagaggcagaggcagaggcagaggcagaggcagaggtggatctctgagttctaggccagcctgatctacagaattagttccaggacacccagagctacagagaaaccttgtctcaaaaaataaaagagcgtcaaccacaataacaacaacaacaaccatcaccacaacaacaataaatagAATTTCCCTGACTCCAAAACCCATTCAATTTCTAGTACCTAACAAGGCTACTCTGCATTCAGCAGTATCTGGATAGCTGTCTCTTGGTATGTGGCTACAGATAGCAGAATATTTACAGATACCTTCTCACATAAGCTGCCATTCTAGACTGTACACAAGGAGCTAAAAGATTCTTGGCTCTATCCGGCCCTCTATAATACAAGAGTAGATTTTCCTCGCAGGCAGTTAGATGTAACCAGACCATGTAAACTTTAGCTACACCCAGAGAGTTTTCTCAGACACAAAGGAAAATCTGGCTGGCAAGTGGACTGAaaccaaacacacatgcagaatGACTGCGGCCCTCTGTCTTTGGAGTAAAACTATTTACTACTTTAGATGTTGACCGATATCTTAGATGTTGGCCGGTTTATGGACAGGGAGTTGAAGCAGATGATCACTCGCTCTTTGAGTTTATTGAGAGTTGAGTCTTccacaaaaagaaaccaaaagagaGTCCTGGACGGAGGAGGCTTCCTAGTAACTGAATCTTTTGGCTATTACAGGAAGAAATAGAGCCTTCCAAAAGTCCCACCATTCTTATCTCCCGATGTCAGAAACTGATAGTCCAGAGTGCGAAATGGGAATCCAGTGtgcataaaacaaaaggaaatggaaTCTGCTACAGGATCCCttgaggagggagaaaagagggccAGACAGGAAGCCTGGGGCTTAAGTATCCATTGAAACCCCATGGCTGTTTACAGGAGCCTGAATGTGGAAGTCTTGCTCACATTAGATGCTGACTGAATACTTTAAATATTAGAGTGTTTATCTGGCGCATTATTTAAGTAGACTGTGGTTATCCAGTTCTAgaatcaagaaaaatattttatgctgAGATATTTTGTTGTATAGCACTAGTGATGTACACAGCCGAAAAACAGTTTTAAGAACAGTGGTGACATCATCCACATTTGCATATCAGCACCATTTTTTTCAGATCCcacttttctgtgtttttcataTCATCTTCCATTCTGAGAAGATGCTATTATCCTTAGGTACTAGCGCCAAAATATATAGCAATATGGATATTGAGaagcacagaagccagaagagaattGGGGAAGGGCCTTGGAACTTGGTGTCTTAAGTATTAACCCCTATTTGGGGAGGGGTAaggcagggtctttctgtgtagccctgttctAGAACTccctcagtagaccaggctagccttgaactcagagatccatctgcatctgcctccaaagCCCTGAGAttgaaggcatttgccaccactgcctggctagcatTAACCCTTGTATTACTGAGCTTGACAATGTTGGAAGCACCCCTTAGGGAGACTGAATAGTGTGTGGCAGGACCCAGGAGTTTCAGCATATCTATGTGCTACCAGTGTGGTAGTGCACTGAAACTTAAACTTTTTGCATTGAAGGAACTAGCTTGTCTGTGGGAATGCCTACCAGCTGGATGTCAAGTCACATGCAGATGGCCAAAATGGAGTTCATCAGAGTTTGTGATTGCCCTGTGTCTTGTAACTAGTAGACGTCAGAACTGGAATCAAGGCTGTTTCCATCCAAGCTGTGTATGTAACTTAGCAGGACTCTGGTCAAGTGGTACCTGAATATTGACTCTTCTGGTtgactttctgcctcttcctcttcttccccctcttcttcctctgctttcttctcctcttcttcctcctcttcttcctcttcttcttcctcttcttcttcctcctcttcttcctcctcttctttttcctcctctctttccttctcttcctcctcttcttcccctcttccctcctcttcctcctccccttcatcatcctctttttcttcctcttcgtcctcccccttctcctccccctcctcttttctcctcttcctcccaggcTTTCTGAACCCAAGGATTCAAATGTGCTAGGCGAGCTCCTTGCCCCTGAGCTGCAGTCTTacatccctccccacctcccttcttTAGTGCACTATGGCATTGCCCATTTTTTTCATGAGCAAAGCATTAACACGTGGTACACCATAGAATGAGACATTAGATATTAACAATGATCCTTTAGAAGTATTTTGATATAAAATAGTCCatattatatgaataaaaatggATAATGAGAAAGTATATTCATTGATGTATCTGTTATAgcttaatgtgtatatatatatatatatatatatatatatatatatatatatatatatatatggtatatatgatatattgaaacttggtatatatgatatattgaaATCCTGGAAAGGAATGCTTGTGAGTAGTGCAGAATTAAAATATTGGCTTTTGAGGACCAGGCATGggtggtgcatgcccttaatACAAGTAGTTGAGaacagatgcaggtggatctctatgagattgaggtcagcctggtttgcACCATGAGTTATAgaccagccaaggttacatagtaaTACCATgtataaaaatagaaagtaagaaatgaataaatacataaaggacggaagggagggagagggagagggagaaggagagggagagggagaaatgaaaggaagaaaacaattgCATGTGTTTTagtgtctggagagatgactcaatggctaagagctcttgctgtttttgcagaggacccaagttcagttcccaacccccacatgatgctcacagccacccatagctccagttctgggggatgCAATGCCCTCCCTTGATCTCTGCAGGCACCGAGCATGTATGAGGTGCGCATACATATGGGTAGTCAAAACACTGTTAAGACTTAGAGTAAGATGAATgaatctaaaaattttaaaaagatcctAGGTTTGAATCCGAGCCACAGTTCCCAAGTCACTATCATCTTTGTGAGTCCATTGAGACTTAGTCCTAACCTGTAAAGGGTGCCAATCATAGCATTTACTTGCTAGGGATGTTTGGTAGGGAAGGGATGTCAGTAAAATGCTTAGTGTGACGCCTGACACACAGTGTTCAGTAAGTGATATTTGCTAATGTTATTTATGCAGAGACAAATGGAGAAATCTTTGCATGAGACTAAAGTGTCCTTTTGCCTGTGCTCAGCTCTTCACTGGCTGTCGTAGGGAACAATGGGAACAGAAACTCTGGACTCTGAGTTTAACAGTCCTACCCTCTGAGTGGTCCAGCCTTCCTTGGTTCTTAGCCTCAGCAAGAAGGAGAGAtccttcttactttttttttttttttttttttttattattcgatataatttatttacatttcaaatgatttccccttttctagcccccccactccccgaaagacccgcaagcccccttctcttcccctgtcctcccacccaccccttcccacttccccgttctggttttgctgaatactgtttcactgagtctttccagaaccaggggccactcctcctttcttcttgtacctcatttgatgtgtggattatgtttttggtattccagttttctaggttaatatccacttattagtgagtgcataccatgattcaccttttgagtctgggttacctcacttagtatgatattctctagctccatccatttgcctaagaatttcatgaattcattgtttctaatggctgaatagtactccattgtgtagatataccacattttttgcatccactcttctgttgagggatacctgggttctttccagcatctggcaattacaaatagggctgctatgaacatagtagaacatgtatccttattacatggtggggagtcttctgggtatatgcccaggagtggtatagcaggatcttgtggaagtaaggtgcccagttttcggaggaaccgccagactgatttccagagtggttgtaccaatttgcaaccccaccagcagtggaggagtgttcctctttctccacaccctctccaacacctgctgtctcctgtatttttaatcttagccattctgactggtgtaagatgaaatcttagggttgttttgatttgcatttccctaatgactaatgaagttgagcattttttaagatgcttctccgccatccgaagttcttcaggtgagaattctttgtttaactctgtaccccattttttaatagggttgtttggttttctggagtctaacttcttgagttctttatatatattggatattagccctctatctgatgtaggattggtgaagatcttttcccaatttgttggttgccgatttgtcctcttgatggtgtcctttgccttacagaaactttgtaattttatgaggtcccatttgtcaattcttgctcttagagcatacgctattggtgttctgtttagaaactttctccctgtaccgatgtcctcaagggtcttccccagttttttttctattagcttcagagtgtctggctttattggAACGGTCTTTAGAAAGAAACCTTGGGGTGGGGTGAATCACAGTTCTGACAGGTGCAAAGCCCTTCTTTCTGATGTCTCGGCTCCGGGCATCAGGCGGGTTCCGCAAGCATGCGCTGGGTGATGGCTGATGCTCGCTCTCTGTTTCTCTAGCCTCCGCCGATTATAGACTTTGGGAAGATAATCATCTACACCAACAACCTGAAAATCATCCGAACCCCGATGGACAAAAGGGACTTCATGAGGAAAATCCTCCAAAAGGAAGAGGTGGCTGAGGAAGAGTCTCTGATGATCACGGGGGACAGTGATGGAGACCGGGAGCAGAACGGCGGCCCCCTGCCGGAGTCGGAAGGCACATTTCTCCATAGTCAGCACACACAGGTACCCTTGTCTGTGCTGCTGTTCCCCTCAGGCTGGCCCTGCAGCAATGGCCTGCAGATGGCTCTGCTTTCGCATCACCTCTCTAAACATTTTTGAATAACAACACTTATAAAAATCTGTTAAAGTGTGAggggatattttttattttattattattattattattttggatttggtttttttcgagacagggtttctttgtatagccctggctgtcctggaactcaatctacagaccaggctggcctcgaactcagaaatccgcctgcctcagcatcccagagtgctgggattccaggcgtgtgccaccaccggaggggatatttttttaaacatccaTTGGACTGTAATGGCATAGCATTGGCGTAAGTGACTATAATTTCATATTTCAAAtatgaaatgtaatttttaaatttttggatgACTTCTTTTCACATCTGATTAGTACTGAGTTTTGgagatgaaaaaagaaatcatctatgttcttatttatttaggtttccgagacagggtctACAGCTCAAGCTGGCCTAAACTcctcatgtagctgaggatgatcttgaacctctgatccttgTGTCTCTACCCCCAGGGCTTTGGGATTATAGATATATGTGGTGCCACTAACACAGGTTTATATGAGGCTGGGCATTAAGCCCAGGGCTTCCTCatgctctaccaactgaggcaagcactctaccaactgaggcaagcactctaccaactgagtttcATCACTAGCCTCAGCTCTGCCACTTTCTTATGGCTTTACGTGGGCTTCTATTATTGGTCCTGGTCTTAGTCCACAGTCAGTGAAGGTCCTGTAAAGTCTTGAGCCAATTAGAAGATTAGGTTGAGTTGAAACCGACACTCTTTGAAAACCCACAAGCCCAGGTACCTGTGGACTGCCATTACTAAGAGTGAATGATTGAGCCCG is part of the Apodemus sylvaticus chromosome 13, mApoSyl1.1, whole genome shotgun sequence genome and harbors:
- the Grxcr2 gene encoding glutaredoxin domain-containing cysteine-rich protein 2; translation: MEDSEKKLNQKSSEDKPRKVRFKISSSYSGRVLKQVFEDGQELESPKEEYPHSFLQEALEPMGGVYGSGDAPKPQLYAPKPQLYSPKLTAQRISVFRDSGAYTLAGSQPLFNDYKANDHKPPPIIDFGKIIIYTNNLKIIRTPMDKRDFMRKILQKEEVAEEESLMITGDSDGDREQNGGPLPESEGTFLHSQHTQDGLVPEDNCLHCQGSGIATCSLCHGSKFSMLANRFKESYRALRCPACNEDGLQPCRICSP